GTTGCTCAGCGTTAAATCATTAATGTCATGCCCGGGTATGCCGCTGATTAGTGCGCCCTGGCGGGGATCGGCATTATAACAAACCACGTTGCTGATGATTACGCGGCGCAGTGCACCAACGGTATCAGTAGCCGGGGCACGCATGCGGCCATTCAATCGCACAAAAATGGGAGAGTTGGTAATATCGCGCATGGTGATGTTGTTGATGGTCACATCCTCCAGCAAGGCGCCGTCTGATGTTTCTAACGCCAGGCCGCGGCAGTAAGAGAACACGCAGTTAGAGATAGTAATGTTTTTAAAACCACCGTTTGATTCGGTACCGAATTTAATGCGGCCAGTAGGTCCATCGGCACCATAATCTATCGTTCGTTTAAATGTGCCGTCAAGAAACGAGCCCTCGTCATAGCCGCTTACCTGGCAGTTGGTAATGGTTACATTCTCCGTCGCGCGACCGGTGTTCAGGCCGTAAGAGCTTTTAAGACAGATACCATCGTCCTCCGGAGAGTTGACGCTGCAGTTAGAGATCCGCACGTTCCAGCAACAATCCACATCCATACCGTCGCGGTTGGTATCCATTTTCAGGTTGTCAATGGTCAGATTGTCTGTAGCGGTAGCCAAAATGCCAAACCAGCCACCATGCAGAATAGAAAAATCGCGCAGAATAACGTTGTGGCATTTATAGAGGGCGATAGTTTTGTTAGGATTCATAAACGTCTCGTCCGTCATTTTGTTAATGCGGTTGGTACGTTCCAGTCCTTTACCCCACAACAGGCCAGGGCCAAGAATGGATACATCGTGCAGGTTTTCGCCCCAGATCAGGCTGTTGTGCCAGTGGCGGTGTCCAAAATCTTCATATTGGTTAGTCACCACGTTTTCTGGTTTGTCATAACCGGCCTCGGGCGTATAATCGGCAGCAACAATGGTAGCGCCCTGGTCTATATACAGCGAGATATTGCTTTTGAGATGGATAGAGCCACTGAGGTAGCTACCGGCCGGAAACCATACGGTACCACCGCCGGCAGTTGCCGCGGCGTCTATGGCTTTGTTAATGCTTTTGGTGTCGATGGTTTTGCCGTCGCCTTTGGCGCCATAGTTGGTTACATAATAAATTCCTTTGCCCTGCGCAGCCGCAACAGATGCGGCAAAACAAAGCGCAAACGCCATTTTAAGGCATGCTGATACTTTCATACTAGGATTTGGGTTTGATAACTGGTAATGCGCTAAAATAATGGTTGTCACCTTATTTTATGCGCTGCAAGGGTAACGATACTGTTGCTTTGCAGAAAATACGACGGGAGACAAGACAGTTCAGGACAGTCCGGCACAGCTTTTCCATTATCAACTATCTATCTTTAATTTAATTGTACTAAATACAGTTGTAACCCAATTATAATCAAGCCGGCTGCCTGCACCCCTCCGTTGCGTCGGTTGTTTATTATATAATGAATAGAATATTATTATAATTAGTCATTAACATTGGCGGCAACCCGCTATTGACCGCTGTGAAGCGGACCATCATATGACCAATTATAAAGCATTGCAGCCACCTGTCGGGTGGTGTGTGCTATTGCTGTAACCAAACCTAACCAATACCAGATGAGAAAACTTTACCCAAGCCTAATTTCAATACTTCCAGTACTTGTTGTAATTGTGTTGTGCCTATCCTTTGGTAAAGCATTGGCGCAGGTATCAGACCTTCGTTTTGCGCACCTTAACTCTGATAACGGGTTGCCGCAAAATACCATCCATGGTATTGTAAAGGATAAGTATGGCTTTATCTGGTTTGGCACCTGGTCTGGTTTGTGCCGTTATGATGGTTACCGCGTTAGGGTTTACCGTCACAAACCTGGCGATTCTACCAGTTTGCCTGATAACCGCGTACACAGCATTAGTTTAGATGCTGAAGGCAATGTTTGGCTCATCACTTTCAAATCAACCATTGGCTCCCGGTATGACTATGAGAAGGATAACTTTGTAAACGTTTCTCCGGAAAAGGTGCCTAAAACCATGCATGACATGTTGATACGCACCGGGCACTATAAACGAGCCGTGTTTGAGTCTAATGGTTACGCATGGCGAATTGATAGTGCTTCGCGCGCATTGATCCAAACGCATTTAGCCAATGGCCGCGAGAGTAAGATTATGCCCAATCCGGCCAACCGCTGGTCATTAAACGATACCTACATGAGTGAGCTTTATAAAGATAAAGACAACATGCTCTGGGTTGGTACTTACAGTAATGGGGTAGACCGCGCCGATCTTAACGCCAAACCCTTTCATTATCATTTTCATGATCTGGCAAACCCCAGCTCTATTGCCGACAACAACGTACGTGCCCTATGCAGAGACAATGAGGGGGGCTTATGGATAGGTACCCGCGATATGGGCATTAGCGTGGTAAGAGACAACGGTCATACCATGCACCTGAAAGCCGGAACGGGCCCAGCCTCTTTATCTGATAACCAGATCAGGCGGATTTTTACCGACTCGCGCGGAAATACCTGGATAGGAGAAAAAACGGGACTAGACCGTTACGACCGTAAAACCGGAACTATAAAACGTTTTAACACCACCGCAATTGGTAACGCTACTGTTTTTGGGGTTGCCGAAGATCATTTACACCAGATATGGCTGGCAACCTGGGCAGGAGTATTTAAATACTCTTATGAAACCAATTTACTTACCCGCTATCTGGTAGGTAAAACCATTCCAGAAAACTGGTGCTATTGTATTATGGAAGATAAGGCCGGCCAGATTTGGCTCGGTACAGAAGGTAATGGTTTGATGGTTTGTGAGTCTGGTGCAAATGGCCAGTTCAGGGTAAAGAAAGTTTACAGGCAAGATGATAAAAATAGCAACTCTATCAGTAATGACCGGATCTACTGTTTGTTTCAAGACTCGCACCAAAATATCTGGATTGGAACAGGTGACGGTTTAGACAGACTCGAACCTAAATCTGGCCGGATTGAACATTTTAGCCGGTCTGCCGCCGGGTTGCCGCGCTCGGCCATTGCATCGGTGGTTGAGGATAACAAAGGAAACATTTGGGTAGGGCATAAGCAGGGGATCTCAAAAATTTCAGGCAACTCATCTGTGATTAACTACACCGGGCAGGATGGTTTGCAGGGAAACGAGTTTTCTGACGATGCCGTTTATAAATGCGCTAAAAGCGGCAGAATGTATTTCGGGGGCATCAATGGGTATAATGATTTTGATCCGGATAGCATTTTAACCGATACCCGGAACTATCCCATCATGATTACCGAGCTAAAAGTGTCTAGCAAGCCCGTGGAGGCAGGGCAGGAGGTTAACGGCAGGATTTTGCTGAGCAAACCTATTCACCTCACTGATTACATTGAACTGAACTATAAAGACAAAGGTGTTTCTATAGAGTTTGCCGCGTTGGATTACGCCAATCCTAACGCCAATAAATATGCCTACAAACTGGAGGGCTTTGATAGGGATTGGATTTATACCGACGCCTCCCAGCGCATAGCATCATACCCTGATTTGCAGCGGGGAGATTATGTATTTAAAGTGATAGCTGCCAACTCTGATGGGGTGTGGAATAAAACGCCGCGCACGCTTCGCATCAGGGTATACCCGCCGTGGTGGTCAAGCAATGTAGCTTATACCATTTACTGCATTATATTAA
This region of Mucilaginibacter yixingensis genomic DNA includes:
- a CDS encoding glycoside hydrolase family 28 protein — its product is MKVSACLKMAFALCFAASVAAAQGKGIYYVTNYGAKGDGKTIDTKSINKAIDAAATAGGGTVWFPAGSYLSGSIHLKSNISLYIDQGATIVAADYTPEAGYDKPENVVTNQYEDFGHRHWHNSLIWGENLHDVSILGPGLLWGKGLERTNRINKMTDETFMNPNKTIALYKCHNVILRDFSILHGGWFGILATATDNLTIDNLKMDTNRDGMDVDCCWNVRISNCSVNSPEDDGICLKSSYGLNTGRATENVTITNCQVSGYDEGSFLDGTFKRTIDYGADGPTGRIKFGTESNGGFKNITISNCVFSYCRGLALETSDGALLEDVTINNITMRDITNSPIFVRLNGRMRAPATDTVGALRRVIISNVVCYNADPRQGALISGIPGHDINDLTLSNIRIYFKGGGTAEQAKIVVPELEKEYPEPGRFKETPSYGFFVRHVNDLKMKDIEVHYMNTDQRPAFMFDSITGADLEHLRGQHPSGVPTLVLNKVNGLALHNSPNIADTKTDHIDHKEL
- a CDS encoding hybrid sensor histidine kinase/response regulator transcription factor, giving the protein MRKLYPSLISILPVLVVIVLCLSFGKALAQVSDLRFAHLNSDNGLPQNTIHGIVKDKYGFIWFGTWSGLCRYDGYRVRVYRHKPGDSTSLPDNRVHSISLDAEGNVWLITFKSTIGSRYDYEKDNFVNVSPEKVPKTMHDMLIRTGHYKRAVFESNGYAWRIDSASRALIQTHLANGRESKIMPNPANRWSLNDTYMSELYKDKDNMLWVGTYSNGVDRADLNAKPFHYHFHDLANPSSIADNNVRALCRDNEGGLWIGTRDMGISVVRDNGHTMHLKAGTGPASLSDNQIRRIFTDSRGNTWIGEKTGLDRYDRKTGTIKRFNTTAIGNATVFGVAEDHLHQIWLATWAGVFKYSYETNLLTRYLVGKTIPENWCYCIMEDKAGQIWLGTEGNGLMVCESGANGQFRVKKVYRQDDKNSNSISNDRIYCLFQDSHQNIWIGTGDGLDRLEPKSGRIEHFSRSAAGLPRSAIASVVEDNKGNIWVGHKQGISKISGNSSVINYTGQDGLQGNEFSDDAVYKCAKSGRMYFGGINGYNDFDPDSILTDTRNYPIMITELKVSSKPVEAGQEVNGRILLSKPIHLTDYIELNYKDKGVSIEFAALDYANPNANKYAYKLEGFDRDWIYTDASQRIASYPDLQRGDYVFKVIAANSDGVWNKTPRTLRIRVYPPWWSSNVAYTIYCIILIVTVIIVGRHAIAFIKLKAKLGYDQMLHEKELEMTQSKIEFFTNISHEIKTPLSLILAPIARLKTGDHDKQFINNQLQIMEENGERLHKLISQLLDIRRVETGNSPLNLQPGDIGAFVQHVAGCFQQLAESKDIKLQIDIEQQGLLRYFDHDKLERVIDNLLSNAMKFSKPGGMVRIAVGERTLDDKKTIVIEVTDQGDGIAPADIKRLFTPFYQGKNKFVGGSGLGLAFSKALVELHGGRISAQSDSLPGSDLKETRFTVELPSTPAESVTKPPVTGLPTVGVNRVEEVRKTIEIATPLTKAAKIEKKPVLLIVEDSVDLRAYLRDLFALDFVVLEARGGGEGNLMAIQHQPDLIITDMMMPEGNGLQLCEAIKNNEETRHIPVIMLTARSFAEHQVHGLQAGADDYVAKPFDPTALVLKARNTILQRRVMREKYRSTIMVTPAATEAKVSVDDDLLGKITQHIEANIDDPELNNESVAQAVGISRPQLYRKIKALTGMSVVDIIKEVRLAHARKMLAERKFNVNEIAYKVGFTDSDYFSKCFKAKWGMTPSEFAKSELDTVL